In a single window of the Arachis hypogaea cultivar Tifrunner chromosome 6, arahy.Tifrunner.gnm2.J5K5, whole genome shotgun sequence genome:
- the LOC112696014 gene encoding thioredoxin reductase NTRC has translation MKVMIKPMAQQVSIIFSNSLLPPSTTTTTTSSSISASRLRTRPSSSSSFSSSSPLPPPGIGIRIGTQRFTFISSNVILPPCTTSSSRLRVKASSSPPPGKGVENLVIIGSGPAGYTAAIYAARANLKPVVFEGYQVGGVPGGQLMTTTEVENFPGFPDGITGPDLMERMRNQAERWGAELYHEDVEAVDVKSSPFTIQSTDRKVKCHAVIFATGATAKRLGLPREEEFWSRGISACAICDGASPLFKGQILAVVGGGDTATEEALYLTKYASHVHLLVRRHELKASKAMQDRVYNNPNVTVHFNTEAVDVVSNNSGQMSGILVRNVDTKEESVLDAKGLFYGIGHSPNSQLLEGQVELDQSGYILVEKGSAKTSVDGVFAAGDVQDHEWRQAITAAGSGCIAALSSERYLVSKGLLVEFHQPQTEEVKKELTEKDVEEGFDITLTKHKGQYALRKLYHESPRLICVLYTSPTCGPCRTLKPILGKVIDEYDNNVHYIEIDIEEDPEIAEAAGIMGTPCVQFFKNKELLRTVPGVKMKKEYKEFIETNR, from the exons ATGAAAGTTATGATTAAACCAATGGCTCAGCAAGTGAGCATCATCTTCTCTAACTCGCTTCTTCCTCcctccacaaccaccaccaccacttcctcttccatttccgCTTCCAGGCTCCGAACAAgaccctcctcctcctcttctttttcttcatcctcACCACTTCCACCTCCAG GAATCGGAATCAGAATCGGAACTCAACGATTCACCTTCATCTCCTCCAACGTGATTCTTCCTCCCTGCACCACTTCCAGTTCCAGGCTCCGAGTCAAAGCCTCATCATCACCTCCTCCAG GAAAAGGGGTTGAGAATTTGGTGATTATAGGTTCAGGGCCTGCAGGGTACACAGCTGCAATATATGCAGCACGTGCCAATTTGAAGCCTGTGGTGTTTGAAGGGTACCAAGTTGGTGGTGTTCCTGGGGGGCAGCTCATGACTACCACTGAAGTCGAGAATTTCCCTGGATTTCCAGATGGGATTACTGGACCTGACCTCATGGAAAG GATGCGAAATCAAGCCGAACGTTGGGGTGCAGAATTGTATCATGAAGATGTTGAAGCTGTTGATGTGAAAAGTAGCCCTTTCACCATCCAAAGTACTGATCGGAAG GTTAAGTGCCATGCGGTCATTTTCGCCACCGGAGCTACTGCAAAAAGGCTAGGACTACCCCGAGAAGAGGAGTTTTGGAGTCGAGGAATAAGTGCGTGTGCAATTTGTGATGGAGCATCACCACTCTTTAAAGGTCAAATTCTTGCTGTTGTTGGAGGTGGTGATACAGCTACAGAGGAAGCATTGTACTTGACTAAATATGCTAGTCATGTTCACTTACTAGTTCGCCGCCATGAACTAAAAGCTTCCAAAGCTATGCAAGATAG AGTGTATAACAATCCAAATGTCACCGTGCACTTCAATACAGAGGCCGTTGATGTTGTAAGCAATAATTCAGGACAGATGTCTGGCATTTTAGTCAGAAATGTTGATACTAAGGAGGAATCTGTACTTGATGCAAAAGGGCTATTTTATGGCATAGGTCATTCACCAAATAGCCAACTTTTGGAAGGCCAAGTTGAGCTTGACCAGTCAGGTTACATACTTGTTGAAAAGGGTTCTGCAAAAACTTCAGTAGACGGTGTATTTGCTGCTGGAGATGTTCAG GACCATGAATGGAGGCAAGCAATAACTGCTGCTGGATCTGGATGTATTGCTGCTTTATCATCTGAGAGATATCTCGTGAGCAAAGGTCTTCTTGTAGAGTTCCATCAG CCTCAAACTGAAGAGGTCAAGAAGGAACTTACAGAAAAGGATGTTGAAGAGGGCTTTGATATAACACTTACAAAGCATAAGGGACAG TATGCTCTAAGAAAATTGTACCATGAAAGTCCAAGGCTTATATGTGTATTATATACGTCACCAACATGTGGTCCATGTAGGACACTCAAGCCAATTCTTGGCAAG GTAATCGATGAGTATGATAATAATGTACATTACATTGAAATTGATATAGAGGAAGATCCAGAAATAGCTGAAGCAGCCGGAATAATGGGTACACCATGTGTGCAGTTCTTCAAAAATAAGGAGTTGCTGAG GACTGTCCCTGGGGTCAAAATGAAGAAAGAATACAAAGAATTCATTGAAACAAATAGATag